The following proteins come from a genomic window of Panthera leo isolate Ple1 chromosome E2, P.leo_Ple1_pat1.1, whole genome shotgun sequence:
- the CTU2 gene encoding cytoplasmic tRNA 2-thiolation protein 2 isoform X1, with protein sequence MCQVGEDYGDPAPEGPPPPRPGLPSRELKCVKCKEGVPVVVIRAGDAFCRDCFRAFYVHKFRAVLGKNRLIFPGEKVLLAWSGGPSSSSMVWQVLEGLSRDSAKRLRFVPGVIYVDEGAACGQSPEDRAKTVAEVKLILQTLGFPWHIVALEEVFGLSPSVLRCSAQEPVGAVGTYKVAVDSFLQQQHTLGTERSGGSPSPAQGEERLSPPGTQESQDPAGPPPAAQTEALSRLFDSVKTLTAKEEFLHTLRTHLILHVARTHGYSKVMTGDSCTRLAIKLMTSLALGRGAFLAWDTGFSDERHGDVVVVRPMRDHTLKEVAFYNRLFAVPSVFTPAIDTKAPEKASIHRLMEGFLLRLQAQFPSTVSTVYRTSEKLVKAPRDGCAAGPRCLLCMCTLDVDAADSATAFGAQTSGFSQTQPPTPRAGAGAPTEVGGAQDRCQGAGPCGREDSRARVIERLCYGCRANMKDVPSLDLLPPYILAEAQLRSQRASQEIQEYLVENGAEETHTGES encoded by the exons ATGTGCCAGGTTGGCGAGGACTACGGGGACCCGGCGCCCGAGGgaccgccgccgccgcggcctgG CCTCCCAAGCCGTGAGCTGAAGTGTGTGAAGTGCAAGGAAGGGGTACCCGTTGTGGTGATCCGAGCCGGAGACGCCTTCTGCAG GGACTGCTTCAGGGCGTTTTACGTCCACAAGTTCAGAGCCGTGCTGGGGAAGAATCGGCTCATCTTTCCAGGAGAGAAG GTGCTCCTGGCTTGGTCTGGGGGGCCTTCATCCAGCTCCATGGTCTGGCAGGTCCTTGAG gGCCTGAGTCGAGATTCTGCCAAAAGACTGCGTTTCGTGCCGGGGGTCATCTACGTGGATG AGGGAGCGGCTTGTGGGCAGAGCCCGGAGGACAGAGCAAAAACTGTGGCTGAAGTGAAGCTGATCCTGCAGACCCTCGGCTTCCCGTGGCACATTGTCGCCTTGGAAGAG GTGTTTGGTCTGTCGCCGTCGGTGCTGCGCTGCTCTGCCCAGGAGCCTGTGGGGGCCGTGGGGACCTACAAGGTGGCTGTGGATAGTTTCCTCCAGCAGCAGCACACGCTGGGGACCGAGAGGTCAGggggcagccccagccccgcccagggAGAGGAGCGGCTGAGCCCGCCTggcacccaggagtcccaggaCCCGGCGGGGCCACCGCCAGCCGCCCAGACCGAGGCTCTGTCCCGACTGTTCGACTCCGTGAAGACGCTGACGGCCAAAGAAGAGTTTCTGCACACCCTGCG GACGCACCTGATCCTGCATGTGGCCCGGACCCATGGCTACTCCAAGGTGATGACAGGAGACAGCTGTACCCGCTTGGCCATCAAGCTCATGACCAGCCTGGCGCTGGGCAGAGGGGCCTTTCTCGCCTGGGACACG ggCTTCTCAGATGAGCGTCACGGTGACGTGGTGGTGGTGCGGCCCATGCGCGACCACACGCTGAAGGAGGTCGCTTTCTACAACCGCCTGTTTGCTGTGCCCTCCGTCTTCACCCCCGCCATCGATACCAAG GCCCCCGAAAAGGCCAGCATCCACCGCCTGATGGAGGGCTTCCTGCTCCGGCTGCAAGCCCAGTTCCCGTCTACCGTCAGCACCGTGTAcag GACGAGTGAGAAGCTGGTCAAGGCCCCCCGCGACGGCTGTGCCGCCGGCCCCCGCTGCCTGCTCTGTATGTGCACGCTGGACGTCGACGCTGCTG ATAGTGCCACGGCTTTCGGGGCCCAGACCTCCGGTTTCTCCCAGacgcagccccccaccccacgggCTGGGGCTGGAGCACCCACAGAGGTGGGCGGCGCCCAGGACCGCTGCCAGGGGGCTGGGCCCTGCGGGAG GGAGGACTCCCGAGCCCGCGTCATCGAGCGGCTGTGCTATGGCTGCCGTGCGAACATGAAGGATGTG CCCTCCTTGGACCTCCTGCCACCCTACATCTTGGCCGAGGCCCAGCTCCGCAGCCAAAG GGCCTCGCAGGAGATCCAGGAGTATCTGGTGGAGAACGGCGCTGAGGAGACGCACACCGGCGAGAGCTGA
- the CTU2 gene encoding cytoplasmic tRNA 2-thiolation protein 2 isoform X2, which produces MSPTQTAGAVTLARPCWGQFLETARGSGKKEGAACGQSPEDRAKTVAEVKLILQTLGFPWHIVALEEVFGLSPSVLRCSAQEPVGAVGTYKVAVDSFLQQQHTLGTERSGGSPSPAQGEERLSPPGTQESQDPAGPPPAAQTEALSRLFDSVKTLTAKEEFLHTLRTHLILHVARTHGYSKVMTGDSCTRLAIKLMTSLALGRGAFLAWDTGFSDERHGDVVVVRPMRDHTLKEVAFYNRLFAVPSVFTPAIDTKAPEKASIHRLMEGFLLRLQAQFPSTVSTVYRTSEKLVKAPRDGCAAGPRCLLCMCTLDVDAADSATAFGAQTSGFSQTQPPTPRAGAGAPTEVGGAQDRCQGAGPCGREDSRARVIERLCYGCRANMKDVPSLDLLPPYILAEAQLRSQRASQEIQEYLVENGAEETHTGES; this is translated from the exons ATGAGCCCCACTCAGACAGCGGGTGCTGTGACCTTAGCAAGGCCCTGCTGGGGGCAGTTTTTGGAGACAGCACGCGGGTCCGGCAAGAAAG AGGGAGCGGCTTGTGGGCAGAGCCCGGAGGACAGAGCAAAAACTGTGGCTGAAGTGAAGCTGATCCTGCAGACCCTCGGCTTCCCGTGGCACATTGTCGCCTTGGAAGAG GTGTTTGGTCTGTCGCCGTCGGTGCTGCGCTGCTCTGCCCAGGAGCCTGTGGGGGCCGTGGGGACCTACAAGGTGGCTGTGGATAGTTTCCTCCAGCAGCAGCACACGCTGGGGACCGAGAGGTCAGggggcagccccagccccgcccagggAGAGGAGCGGCTGAGCCCGCCTggcacccaggagtcccaggaCCCGGCGGGGCCACCGCCAGCCGCCCAGACCGAGGCTCTGTCCCGACTGTTCGACTCCGTGAAGACGCTGACGGCCAAAGAAGAGTTTCTGCACACCCTGCG GACGCACCTGATCCTGCATGTGGCCCGGACCCATGGCTACTCCAAGGTGATGACAGGAGACAGCTGTACCCGCTTGGCCATCAAGCTCATGACCAGCCTGGCGCTGGGCAGAGGGGCCTTTCTCGCCTGGGACACG ggCTTCTCAGATGAGCGTCACGGTGACGTGGTGGTGGTGCGGCCCATGCGCGACCACACGCTGAAGGAGGTCGCTTTCTACAACCGCCTGTTTGCTGTGCCCTCCGTCTTCACCCCCGCCATCGATACCAAG GCCCCCGAAAAGGCCAGCATCCACCGCCTGATGGAGGGCTTCCTGCTCCGGCTGCAAGCCCAGTTCCCGTCTACCGTCAGCACCGTGTAcag GACGAGTGAGAAGCTGGTCAAGGCCCCCCGCGACGGCTGTGCCGCCGGCCCCCGCTGCCTGCTCTGTATGTGCACGCTGGACGTCGACGCTGCTG ATAGTGCCACGGCTTTCGGGGCCCAGACCTCCGGTTTCTCCCAGacgcagccccccaccccacgggCTGGGGCTGGAGCACCCACAGAGGTGGGCGGCGCCCAGGACCGCTGCCAGGGGGCTGGGCCCTGCGGGAG GGAGGACTCCCGAGCCCGCGTCATCGAGCGGCTGTGCTATGGCTGCCGTGCGAACATGAAGGATGTG CCCTCCTTGGACCTCCTGCCACCCTACATCTTGGCCGAGGCCCAGCTCCGCAGCCAAAG GGCCTCGCAGGAGATCCAGGAGTATCTGGTGGAGAACGGCGCTGAGGAGACGCACACCGGCGAGAGCTGA